A genomic stretch from Petrimonas mucosa includes:
- a CDS encoding YceI family protein, which translates to MKKVCLTLSLFTLVFGLMAQTKFSVDKAHSSVNFKVKHNGISFVNGSFNTFDGFVVGDLNNLQDARIEFTVDARSIDTRIEPRDNHLRGADFFDTEKYPQILFKSTGIEKIDDKNYKLKGLITLKDVTKAVTFDVVYGGKIVGRGGKDVIGFIAKGRINRFDFNVAYDPDGKTIAKDVDLILYMEFVAE; encoded by the coding sequence ATGAAAAAAGTATGTTTAACATTATCACTGTTCACACTGGTTTTTGGCCTTATGGCTCAAACGAAATTCTCGGTGGACAAGGCGCACTCGTCAGTTAATTTTAAAGTAAAGCATAACGGCATCTCATTCGTTAACGGTAGTTTCAACACCTTTGACGGATTTGTAGTGGGCGATCTCAACAACCTGCAGGATGCAAGAATCGAGTTTACGGTTGATGCTAGAAGCATCGATACGCGGATTGAACCGAGGGACAATCACCTGCGTGGAGCCGATTTCTTCGACACTGAAAAGTATCCGCAAATACTCTTCAAGAGCACCGGGATTGAGAAGATCGACGACAAGAACTATAAATTGAAAGGCTTGATTACGCTCAAGGATGTGACAAAAGCCGTAACGTTTGATGTAGTGTATGGTGGCAAGATTGTCGGCAGGGGCGGTAAGGATGTGATCGGGTTTATCGCCAAGGGTCGGATCAACCGGTTCGACTTCAATGTGGCATACGATCCCGATGGCAAAACCATTGCCAAGGATGTGGATCTCATACTCTACATGGAGTTTGTAGCCGAGTGA
- a CDS encoding GntP family permease — MSILVISFLVVLSIVLIVLLTSVTKLNAFASLFIVSLLLAITALPEKGIVDILKEGFGNTVASIGFLVIFGAIIATVLEKTSGASSIANYILSRTGHRNAASAMGISGFIVGLPIFCDSGYIIMSGLAKRFSSKAKVALTVIAFVLATSLYSVHCLTPTHPGALAASGILDANIGMLIVLGTLFAIPAALSAFLWIKWQTRSDLYKEREELHHEVPCEEQLPPVHLSLLPVVVPLLLIATGSLLTVLDISNSKMVLRGLAFIGQPIISLMIGVLLSLLLLKNKGIKDINRVLDSAIVKAGPILVVTGAGGMFGLVIKETGVGAYAGDFLLQTGLGLLVPFLIASTLKTAQGSSTVAIITTASLVVPMLPTLGLYSETGKLLTMLSMGAGSMMVSHANDSYFWVVSRFSGISPNIALKVFSSATAVMAVVTFLCVWLTSLFIL, encoded by the coding sequence ATGAGCATCCTTGTCATCTCTTTTCTCGTGGTGTTGAGTATTGTGTTGATTGTACTCCTTACCTCCGTCACCAAACTCAACGCATTTGCCTCGTTGTTCATTGTCTCTCTACTGCTTGCCATTACCGCACTGCCGGAAAAGGGTATTGTCGATATTCTAAAGGAGGGTTTCGGCAACACTGTGGCATCCATTGGATTTCTTGTCATTTTTGGGGCGATTATCGCCACGGTACTGGAAAAGACCAGTGGTGCATCTAGCATTGCCAACTATATCTTATCAAGGACAGGGCATCGGAATGCAGCCTCAGCAATGGGAATCTCCGGATTCATTGTGGGATTGCCCATCTTTTGTGATTCCGGATATATCATCATGAGCGGACTGGCAAAGAGGTTCAGCTCCAAGGCCAAAGTTGCACTGACTGTGATCGCTTTCGTGCTGGCCACCTCGCTCTATTCGGTGCATTGCCTCACTCCCACTCATCCGGGTGCTTTAGCCGCTTCCGGGATTCTGGATGCCAACATTGGCATGTTGATCGTTTTGGGAACGCTCTTCGCTATTCCTGCGGCCCTCTCGGCCTTTTTGTGGATTAAATGGCAAACCCGAAGCGACTTGTACAAAGAGAGGGAGGAGCTACATCATGAAGTTCCGTGCGAAGAACAGCTTCCTCCGGTTCATCTCTCCCTGCTGCCTGTAGTTGTTCCGCTACTGCTAATCGCTACCGGCTCATTACTCACAGTACTGGATATCTCCAACAGCAAGATGGTATTAAGGGGGTTGGCCTTTATCGGTCAACCGATCATTTCACTGATGATAGGGGTACTGCTATCGCTGCTTCTGTTGAAGAACAAGGGAATAAAAGATATCAACAGGGTTTTGGATTCCGCCATTGTGAAAGCAGGTCCGATATTGGTTGTAACCGGTGCCGGCGGGATGTTTGGACTGGTGATCAAGGAAACCGGTGTAGGCGCCTATGCGGGTGATTTTCTGCTGCAGACAGGATTGGGACTTCTCGTTCCGTTTCTCATCGCTTCCACTCTAAAAACGGCTCAGGGTTCCTCTACCGTGGCCATCATCACGACTGCCTCGTTGGTCGTACCGATGTTACCCACCTTGGGGCTTTATTCTGAAACGGGCAAACTTCTGACAATGCTTTCGATGGGGGCCGGCTCGATGATGGTATCTCATGCCAACGACTCATATTTCTGGGTGGTTTCCCGCTTCTCGGGAATCAGCCCGAACATTGCACTGAAAGTATTCTCATCGGCCACTGCAGTGATGGCGGTTGTAACTTTTCTATGCGTCTGGCTCACCTCTCTCTTTATTCTGTAA
- the pheS gene encoding phenylalanine--tRNA ligase subunit alpha has protein sequence MLDRIHALLSEIDQLSATGPDELESLRIKYLSKKGIISMLMDDFRNVPPAQKREVGMKLNELKQKVQEKIQSLKTAFESSSDKSVEIDLTRTAYPIPLGSRHPISIVKEEICDIFKRLGFSIAEGPEVEDDWHVFSSLNFAEDHPARDMQDTFFIQSNPDIVLRTHTSSVQTRVMEKTTPPIRIICPGRVYRNEAISYRAHCFFHQVEALYVDKDVSFADLKQALLFFAKEMFGARTKIRLRPSYFPFTEPSAEMDISCNLCGGEGCPFCKHTGWVEILGCGMVDPNVLENCGIDSKIYSGYALGMGIERITNLKYQVKDLRMFSENDVNFLKQFQAAH, from the coding sequence ATGTTAGATAGAATTCACGCCCTTCTTTCCGAGATAGATCAGCTCTCGGCAACGGGACCCGACGAACTGGAATCGCTGCGTATAAAGTACTTAAGCAAGAAAGGAATCATCTCCATGCTGATGGACGACTTCAGAAATGTTCCTCCTGCGCAGAAACGTGAGGTGGGGATGAAATTGAACGAACTGAAACAGAAGGTACAGGAGAAGATCCAATCGCTGAAAACCGCATTTGAGAGCAGCAGCGACAAGAGTGTGGAGATCGACCTGACCCGTACCGCCTACCCGATTCCCCTCGGTTCACGTCACCCGATATCGATCGTGAAAGAGGAGATCTGTGACATCTTTAAACGGCTGGGGTTCTCCATCGCGGAGGGTCCGGAGGTGGAAGACGACTGGCATGTTTTCTCGTCGCTCAATTTTGCAGAAGATCATCCGGCACGCGACATGCAGGATACCTTTTTCATCCAGAGCAACCCCGATATCGTTCTGCGTACGCACACCTCATCGGTGCAGACCCGCGTCATGGAAAAGACGACCCCGCCTATCCGCATCATCTGTCCCGGACGGGTCTATAGAAATGAAGCGATCTCCTACAGGGCGCACTGCTTCTTCCATCAGGTGGAGGCGTTATATGTGGACAAGGATGTATCCTTTGCCGATCTGAAACAGGCATTGCTTTTCTTCGCCAAGGAGATGTTTGGTGCCCGTACAAAGATTCGTCTCCGCCCGTCCTACTTTCCGTTCACCGAACCGAGCGCGGAGATGGATATCTCCTGCAACCTGTGTGGCGGAGAAGGTTGCCCATTCTGCAAGCACACCGGTTGGGTAGAGATACTTGGATGCGGCATGGTAGACCCCAATGTGCTGGAAAATTGCGGTATCGACAGCAAAATCTATTCCGGATACGCACTCGGAATGGGTATCGAACGGATCACCAACCTGAAATATCAGGTAAAGGACCTTCGGATGTTCTCAGAAAACGACGTGAATTTCCTGAAGCAGTTTCAGGCCGCACATTAG
- a CDS encoding glycerate kinase type-2 family protein → MKDIAEQIFLAGVDAVLPEKLIRSQVKLSGDFLHLAEWEFPLSRFRQIYLLAAGKAAAAMACEMERLLGDRIRDGHIITKYGHGRALKRLTLTEAGHPVPDAEGVKGTQRMLDIARKAGENDLVVCLLSGGASALMADLPEGISLDDLKRTNELLVTCGADIAKINTIRKHLSGVKGGELARTLFPATTVSLILSDVVGNRLEVIASGPTAGDRTNFADAMDVINSYSLKEKLPASVLHHLQKGVAGSIPDTPKPDDPIFQNVYNYVIGSNSTALRAAAQKAKELGCTTEIVTETLQGDYTAVADYILDTVENYQRPKRAKPLCLLFGGEPTVKVSGNGKGGRNQHLALYLATRISPKKRITILCAGTDGTDGPTDAAGAVIDDKTVSNALERGINPYQYLNGCDSYHFFQQAGGHIMTGNTGTNVMDMIVAIGED, encoded by the coding sequence ATGAAAGATATTGCAGAACAGATATTTCTTGCGGGAGTGGATGCTGTTCTTCCCGAGAAGTTGATCCGATCGCAGGTAAAACTCTCAGGAGATTTTTTGCATCTGGCGGAGTGGGAATTCCCGCTATCCCGTTTCAGACAGATATATCTCCTGGCAGCCGGAAAAGCGGCCGCCGCAATGGCCTGCGAGATGGAGCGGCTCTTGGGCGACAGAATAAGAGATGGACATATTATTACAAAGTATGGCCACGGAAGAGCGTTAAAGCGTCTGACCCTTACCGAAGCAGGGCACCCGGTACCGGATGCGGAGGGAGTGAAAGGTACTCAACGCATGCTCGATATTGCCCGTAAGGCTGGCGAAAACGATCTGGTTGTCTGTCTGCTGTCGGGAGGCGCCTCGGCACTGATGGCTGATCTTCCGGAAGGAATTTCACTCGACGATCTGAAACGGACCAATGAACTGCTGGTAACCTGTGGAGCAGATATCGCCAAGATAAACACTATTCGTAAACACCTGTCGGGAGTCAAGGGGGGAGAGCTGGCCCGTACACTTTTTCCAGCAACGACTGTCAGTCTGATACTTTCGGACGTTGTCGGCAACAGATTGGAGGTAATTGCATCGGGACCGACAGCAGGGGATAGAACCAACTTCGCCGATGCGATGGATGTGATCAACAGCTATTCGCTGAAAGAAAAGCTTCCCGCATCTGTGCTCCATCACCTGCAAAAAGGGGTGGCCGGCTCTATCCCCGACACACCCAAACCCGACGACCCTATCTTTCAGAATGTCTACAACTACGTTATCGGCAGCAATTCCACAGCCCTCCGTGCGGCTGCACAAAAGGCTAAGGAGTTGGGCTGTACAACAGAGATCGTAACCGAAACATTACAGGGAGATTATACCGCGGTGGCCGATTATATCCTAGATACTGTTGAAAATTACCAGCGCCCAAAGCGTGCAAAACCGCTCTGCCTGCTTTTCGGAGGTGAACCTACCGTCAAGGTATCCGGAAACGGGAAAGGAGGTCGCAATCAACACCTGGCCCTCTATCTGGCAACAAGGATCAGCCCCAAAAAGAGGATCACCATCCTTTGTGCCGGTACTGACGGTACCGACGGGCCCACCGATGCCGCGGGTGCAGTAATTGATGACAAAACGGTGTCAAACGCTTTGGAGAGGGGGATCAATCCCTATCAATACCTCAACGGCTGCGACTCCTACCACTTTTTTCAACAGGCCGGCGGTCATATCATGACCGGGAATACAGGTACCAATGTAATGGATATGATTGTCGCAATCGGTGAGGATTGA
- a CDS encoding ISAs1 family transposase produces MTSPATSLHRYFECIPDHRINRNKKHLLSDIIILSILAVICGAESWDSIELFGKTKLSFLKTFLKLPNGIPSHDTINRVFSSLRPRLFEEAFIKWVDSLKDEHITKEVISLDGKCIKGSKDSFHEKNPIYMVSAWASENQLVLGQLKVDEKSNEITAIPLLLDLLDIEGSIITIDAIGTQTKIAEKIIENKADYILSVKGNQKELLSQVEDSFNRHNPDSVDQVTEKGHGRIETRTCEIISNLGFIDNREHWKGLKTIVRITAHRDTGKKQETETRFYISSVIDQAANFNTFIRQHWGIENKLHWTLDMVFDEDRQRKRAKNSAQNFSFIRKIALNLLKQDTSKGSLVSKRLKAGWDDNFLLQLLKI; encoded by the coding sequence ATGACAAGTCCAGCCACTTCTTTGCACCGGTATTTTGAGTGCATTCCCGACCACCGAATCAACAGGAACAAGAAACACCTGCTATCCGACATCATAATCCTGTCGATACTCGCCGTTATTTGTGGGGCGGAATCGTGGGATTCAATTGAACTTTTCGGCAAGACAAAACTTTCATTCCTGAAAACGTTCCTCAAACTGCCCAACGGTATCCCCTCACACGATACGATTAACAGGGTGTTTTCCAGTTTACGTCCACGTCTTTTTGAAGAAGCTTTCATCAAATGGGTTGATTCTTTAAAGGATGAGCATATCACAAAAGAGGTTATCAGCTTGGACGGCAAGTGTATAAAAGGGTCCAAAGACAGCTTTCATGAAAAGAACCCCATCTACATGGTCAGCGCCTGGGCATCAGAAAACCAATTGGTCCTGGGCCAACTCAAGGTGGATGAGAAAAGCAATGAGATCACGGCCATCCCGTTATTGCTGGACCTGCTTGACATAGAAGGAAGCATTATTACCATAGATGCCATTGGTACCCAAACGAAGATTGCTGAAAAAATCATAGAAAATAAAGCGGATTATATCCTTTCGGTCAAGGGTAACCAGAAAGAGCTTTTGTCCCAGGTGGAGGACAGTTTCAACCGGCATAATCCGGACTCGGTCGATCAGGTGACGGAAAAAGGGCACGGACGGATTGAAACACGTACCTGTGAAATTATCTCGAACCTGGGTTTCATCGACAACAGGGAACACTGGAAAGGACTCAAGACGATTGTCAGGATTACTGCCCACAGGGACACGGGTAAAAAACAGGAGACCGAAACCCGTTTCTACATTAGCAGTGTCATTGACCAAGCAGCAAACTTCAACACTTTTATACGTCAGCACTGGGGCATTGAAAACAAACTCCACTGGACATTGGACATGGTTTTTGACGAAGACCGGCAAAGGAAAAGGGCGAAGAACTCCGCCCAAAACTTTTCCTTCATCAGAAAAATAGCACTCAACCTTCTAAAACAAGACACATCGAAGGGTTCTTTGGTTTCAAAACGTCTCAAGGCCGGGTGGGATGACAACTTTTTGCTACAGTTGTTGAAAATTTAA
- a CDS encoding DUF3298 and DUF4163 domain-containing protein, giving the protein MKNKKLITVAVFLPLLSYMLFSCKKSAKVPAPIVYDSIVVKKQIPMFETNDTTLPFADVKVSFIYPEEFGSKEDLARLQQIFIGTFFQNLQLDSLAPQAAVEAYLSGYMEEYRSLAESYNEEKKRFAGDEAPSWYWYYMYNTNKVVFQNDLLLSYAVEYSDYTGGAHGSHQITYTNIDLGELVTISEEDIFLPDYEKSLGMIITSRLMMQYNVTEPDSLINHGFFDPKEIAPNNNFWLDDKGIHYAFNQYEIAPYSMGVIDVDIPYEDLGPILKPEFLKKYFSKRGG; this is encoded by the coding sequence ATGAAAAACAAAAAATTAATCACAGTTGCGGTCTTCTTGCCCCTGCTTTCGTATATGCTGTTTTCCTGCAAAAAGAGTGCAAAAGTGCCCGCACCCATTGTTTACGACAGTATCGTGGTCAAGAAGCAGATCCCCATGTTCGAGACAAATGACACAACGTTGCCATTTGCCGACGTGAAGGTGAGCTTCATCTATCCGGAAGAATTTGGCAGCAAGGAAGATCTCGCCCGTTTACAACAGATCTTTATCGGCACCTTCTTCCAGAACCTGCAACTCGACTCTCTCGCTCCGCAAGCTGCGGTGGAGGCCTATCTCTCCGGATACATGGAGGAATACAGGTCACTGGCAGAGAGCTACAACGAAGAGAAGAAGAGATTTGCCGGAGATGAGGCGCCCTCGTGGTACTGGTACTACATGTACAATACCAACAAAGTGGTGTTTCAGAACGACCTGCTCCTGAGCTACGCGGTGGAATACAGCGACTATACCGGCGGGGCGCACGGGTCGCACCAGATTACCTATACCAATATCGATCTCGGAGAACTGGTCACCATTTCGGAGGAGGATATCTTTCTTCCCGACTATGAAAAGAGTCTCGGCATGATCATCACCAGCCGGTTGATGATGCAGTACAATGTCACTGAACCCGACTCGCTGATCAACCATGGCTTCTTTGATCCGAAGGAGATTGCACCCAACAACAATTTCTGGTTGGACGACAAGGGTATCCATTACGCCTTTAACCAGTACGAAATCGCACCCTATTCGATGGGTGTGATTGATGTGGATATTCCGTACGAAGATCTGGGACCCATACTCAAACCGGAATTCTTGAAAAAGTATTTTTCAAAGAGGGGTGGTTAA
- the tilS gene encoding tRNA lysidine(34) synthetase TilS yields the protein MFQKVKSFIDEKRLPGEGAVLIAGISGGADSMALLDILTLLGCRCIVAHCNFHLRGEESDEDARFVKGWCKKNDLEFTSIDFDTRQYAADRGISIEMAARELRYSWFEMVRKQYDAEAIAVAHHKDDSAETLLMNLVRGTGISGLCGILPQNGKVVRPLLCVTRSEIETYLNERGIPFRTDSTNREDIYARNHIRLNVIPQLKKLNPSVVEAILRTAGNLSEVEKVYRRAVQADIEAVLHADRIDIERLRERVSPLSVLFEILSPLGFHPAVIEDIYRGTDATPGKVFYSPSCRLIKDRTAFVIDRMEEPLDDNRVYLIDEVAQEISTPLRLTVRFTDPPASIGKGRHLLYADADKLQFPLRLRRWRAGDWFVPFGMNGRKKLSDFFTDLKLNLKEKQERWLLLSGDEVVWVVGLRPDNRFRITPQTSRVLLVELKSEEAV from the coding sequence ATGTTTCAGAAAGTAAAATCCTTTATCGACGAGAAACGGCTGCCGGGAGAGGGCGCTGTGCTGATAGCCGGAATAAGTGGGGGTGCCGACTCCATGGCGCTGCTCGACATACTTACCTTGCTGGGTTGCCGTTGCATTGTGGCACATTGCAATTTCCACCTGCGTGGAGAAGAGTCGGACGAAGATGCCCGGTTTGTGAAGGGTTGGTGCAAGAAGAACGACCTTGAGTTTACCTCGATCGATTTTGATACCCGGCAATATGCGGCCGACAGGGGAATCTCCATTGAGATGGCTGCAAGGGAGTTGCGTTACTCCTGGTTTGAAATGGTGCGGAAGCAGTACGACGCCGAGGCCATTGCCGTTGCCCACCATAAGGATGACTCGGCCGAGACCCTGTTGATGAACCTGGTGCGCGGTACGGGGATAAGCGGCCTTTGTGGAATTTTGCCCCAAAACGGAAAAGTTGTCCGTCCACTGCTTTGTGTCACCCGGAGCGAGATTGAAACTTACCTGAATGAGCGAGGAATTCCTTTCAGGACCGACAGTACCAACCGGGAGGATATCTATGCCCGGAATCATATCCGGCTGAACGTGATCCCGCAGTTGAAAAAATTGAATCCCTCGGTAGTAGAGGCGATATTGCGCACTGCCGGAAATTTGTCGGAGGTGGAGAAGGTGTACAGGAGAGCTGTTCAGGCAGATATCGAGGCGGTGCTGCATGCCGACAGGATCGATATCGAACGGTTAAGAGAGAGGGTCTCTCCACTGTCTGTCCTGTTCGAGATTCTTTCTCCACTGGGATTTCATCCCGCAGTTATCGAGGATATCTACAGGGGAACGGATGCCACGCCGGGGAAAGTGTTCTACTCACCCTCCTGCCGGCTGATCAAGGATCGCACCGCTTTTGTTATCGACAGGATGGAGGAGCCGTTGGACGACAACCGGGTCTATCTGATTGATGAAGTTGCGCAGGAGATCTCCACCCCCTTGCGCCTGACGGTCAGATTTACCGATCCTCCTGCATCGATCGGGAAGGGGAGACACCTGTTGTATGCCGATGCCGACAAGTTGCAGTTTCCGCTCAGGCTGAGAAGATGGCGGGCAGGCGACTGGTTTGTCCCTTTCGGGATGAACGGCAGAAAGAAGTTGAGCGATTTTTTTACCGATCTCAAGTTGAACCTGAAAGAGAAGCAGGAGAGATGGCTCCTGTTGTCGGGCGATGAGGTGGTTTGGGTTGTGGGGCTACGGCCGGATAACCGCTTCAGGATTACCCCCCAGACGAGTCGTGTTCTGCTGGTTGAACTGAAAAGTGAGGAGGCGGTTTGA
- a CDS encoding DUF4831 family protein — translation MIQIKRLIFSAVIVLLPVVGIRPQQTVRMNAVKANNYGVIYSLPKTSLVVTLKVKKTVFNRGEFYQYAQRYLNIDPITESRTEFTLEDVMVTNRGVVDKENSYMVIFRPNSLAPYVYLTQEGLISTINAEPVTEETPTFELPAPSPAPLNPRRFLSEETLMAGSTAKQAELVAKQIFDLRRSRNDILIGEADNMPPDGEAYKVVMEQINAQEKALTEMFSGSTQTEYFTREIVIVPTEKEIDRMIIGRFSVKLGPVDADNLAGEPIYLTLRNKTPKIESAISDKERERLEKKLSEGVVYNVPGKAQLILEFKNRALKDMEVDVVQFGTKDVLVKKMFDNMKQPIKVIFYPELGAIRQIIQ, via the coding sequence ATGATACAGATTAAACGCCTTATATTCTCTGCAGTAATTGTTTTGCTTCCCGTTGTCGGCATACGCCCGCAACAGACCGTCAGGATGAATGCCGTCAAGGCGAATAATTACGGGGTAATCTATTCATTGCCGAAGACATCACTTGTGGTAACATTGAAAGTGAAAAAAACGGTTTTCAACCGCGGTGAATTTTATCAGTATGCGCAGCGATACCTGAATATCGACCCCATTACCGAGAGCAGGACCGAATTCACACTGGAGGATGTGATGGTAACTAACCGTGGCGTAGTTGACAAGGAGAACTCCTACATGGTCATCTTCAGGCCCAACTCATTGGCACCCTATGTCTATCTCACACAGGAGGGACTGATCTCCACCATAAATGCCGAACCGGTAACCGAAGAGACACCCACATTCGAGCTTCCGGCACCATCGCCTGCCCCGTTAAATCCAAGGAGGTTTCTGTCGGAAGAGACACTGATGGCCGGTTCCACGGCCAAACAGGCAGAACTGGTTGCGAAACAGATTTTCGACCTGCGCCGTAGCCGCAATGACATCCTCATCGGCGAGGCCGACAACATGCCGCCCGACGGTGAGGCCTATAAGGTTGTGATGGAGCAGATCAATGCCCAGGAGAAGGCATTGACCGAGATGTTTTCGGGAAGTACGCAAACCGAGTATTTCACCAGGGAGATCGTGATCGTTCCTACTGAAAAGGAGATCGACAGGATGATCATCGGCAGGTTTTCAGTGAAGTTGGGACCGGTGGATGCCGACAATCTCGCAGGCGAACCCATCTATCTGACATTGAGAAACAAAACTCCAAAGATCGAATCGGCAATTTCCGACAAGGAGAGGGAGCGTCTCGAGAAGAAACTGTCTGAAGGGGTGGTCTACAATGTTCCCGGGAAAGCGCAACTGATCCTGGAATTCAAGAACAGGGCACTGAAGGATATGGAGGTGGATGTTGTCCAGTTTGGCACGAAGGATGTGCTTGTAAAAAAGATGTTCGACAACATGAAGCAGCCGATCAAGGTGATCTTCTATCCCGAGCTGGGTGCTATCCGGCAGATCATCCAGTAA
- the sufB gene encoding Fe-S cluster assembly protein SufB has product MQELDQDQILNDITTQDYKYGFVTEVETYTIEKGLNEEVIRLISSKKNEPEWLLEFRLKAYRHWLTMEKPDWAHLNIPEIDFQDIIYYADPTQRKRPQSLDEVDPELLKTFERLGIPLNEQKQLTGVAVDAVMDSVSVKTTFKEVLAEKGIIFSSFSEAVKHHPDLVKKYLATVVPYKDNFYAALNSAVFSDGSFVYVPKGVRCPMELSTYFRINAQNTGQFERTLIVADDNSYVSYLEGCTAPMRDENQLHAAVVEIVALENAEVKYSTVQNWYPGDKNGKGGVYNFVTKRGICKGNNSKISWTQVETGSAITWKYPSCILAGDNSVGEFYSVAVTNNYQQADTGTKMIHLGKNTRSRIVSKGISAGNSQNSYRGLVKVAKKATNARNHSQCDSLLLTDHCGAHTFPYTDIQNPTAILEHEATTSKISEDQIFYCNQRGLSEEEAISLIVNGYVKEVVNKLPMEFAVEAQKLLQISLEGSVG; this is encoded by the coding sequence ATGCAGGAACTAGATCAGGATCAGATATTAAATGACATAACCACACAAGATTACAAATACGGATTCGTCACCGAGGTCGAAACATATACAATTGAGAAAGGGTTGAATGAAGAGGTCATACGGTTGATCTCTTCAAAAAAGAATGAACCGGAATGGTTGCTGGAGTTCAGATTAAAGGCCTATCGCCATTGGTTGACAATGGAAAAACCCGACTGGGCACACCTGAACATCCCGGAAATCGATTTTCAGGATATCATCTATTATGCCGATCCCACTCAACGGAAACGGCCGCAATCACTGGATGAGGTGGATCCGGAGCTGTTGAAAACCTTTGAACGGTTAGGCATCCCCCTCAACGAACAGAAGCAGTTGACAGGTGTGGCTGTGGATGCCGTGATGGACAGCGTATCGGTGAAGACAACCTTCAAGGAGGTACTTGCCGAAAAAGGGATTATCTTTAGCTCGTTCAGCGAAGCGGTAAAACACCATCCCGATTTGGTAAAAAAATACCTGGCCACCGTTGTGCCATACAAAGATAACTTCTACGCCGCTCTCAACTCGGCCGTTTTCAGCGACGGCTCGTTCGTCTACGTACCTAAGGGGGTGCGTTGTCCGATGGAGTTATCCACCTATTTCCGTATCAATGCACAAAATACCGGTCAGTTTGAACGGACACTCATCGTGGCAGACGACAACTCCTATGTAAGCTACCTGGAAGGATGTACGGCTCCCATGCGTGACGAGAACCAGTTGCATGCCGCAGTGGTGGAGATCGTAGCCCTTGAAAACGCTGAAGTTAAGTACTCTACGGTACAGAACTGGTATCCGGGGGACAAAAACGGCAAGGGGGGAGTATACAACTTCGTCACAAAGCGGGGTATCTGCAAAGGCAACAACTCGAAGATCTCCTGGACACAGGTGGAGACCGGCTCTGCCATCACCTGGAAATACCCCTCCTGCATTCTGGCGGGTGACAACTCCGTGGGGGAGTTCTATTCGGTTGCAGTGACCAACAACTACCAGCAGGCCGATACGGGAACCAAGATGATCCATCTCGGGAAGAACACCCGAAGCCGCATCGTCTCCAAGGGTATTTCGGCAGGAAACAGCCAAAACAGTTACCGGGGACTGGTCAAAGTGGCGAAAAAGGCAACAAACGCCCGCAACCACTCGCAGTGCGACAGCTTGCTGCTTACCGACCATTGCGGTGCTCACACTTTCCCCTATACCGATATCCAGAATCCCACCGCTATCCTGGAACATGAAGCTACCACCTCGAAAATCAGTGAAGACCAGATCTTCTACTGCAATCAACGCGGTTTGAGCGAAGAGGAGGCGATCAGCCTGATTGTGAACGGATATGTGAAGGAGGTGGTAAACAAACTCCCGATGGAGTTTGCCGTTGAAGCACAGAAGCTACTGCAGATCAGCCTAGAAGGCAGCGTGGGATAA